TCCTGTTGCGTATCGCTGTTGGAAGCTCTTGGGGGCGAATAGGGGGTTTGCTCTGAACTCCTTCGGAAGGTATGTCGTGGCTGGTGGGGGTAATGCGCGGTATCCATGCCGCATGGCCCACGGCGGGCATGGATTTAGCAGGCAGTCCCGGACCCACGTTCGTCGCCAGCTGGATCTGTCGGCACTGCACCGCGTTACCCCGCTTTGCGTGACTGTGGGTTTATTTTCTTCCCCCCTTCCTGACAGAAACTAGCCTTTTACTCGAAAATGCAGGAAGCCCCGGAAAGCgccagcaccagcagcagctccttctcCAGCCATGCCCCTGCCAGCATCAAGGAGGAAGACTGCAGCCCCGAGAAGGAGCGCCCCCCCGAGGCCGAGTACATCAACTCCCGGTGCGTCCTGTTCACCTACTTCCAAGGGGACATCAGCTCCGTGGTCGATGAGCACTTCAGCCGGGCCCTTAGCCAGCCCAGCAGCTACTCGCCCAGCGGTGCCAGCGGCAAGACGTCACGGAGCACCAGCTCTTGGAGGGGTGAGCACGGGGGGCTCTTCCTATTGGGGTTCCCATAAGGCCTGGCTAAAAAGGGACGTGAACAAAACCACCACCAACCCGACCGAGAAGATTTTCGCAAAAAGGCTCAGGGCGTCCTGCAGCATTTGGGTCTCCCGAAAGGAGCCCTGCACCCGCCGGCTTCCAGAGACCACCCTCCCCCCCGGCAGTAACAGCACTTTCCTAATGCAAAAATGATTCCATAAAAAAGCTAAGGGAAAACGACCCTCCAAGGACCAGCCCGCGCTAGCCCACCCATGGGAAGTTTTCTGTTCTTGCCGCTGAAACCATGTCAGGCAGAGTGGTAGCGGGGCGAGAGGGAGGCTGGTACACCAAGAAAAATTCCCTGACCAGCTGggaataaaactgaaataaatggcgTTAGATATGCTGTTCCCTTACAGAAAAATACCCAAATAACCTGTATTAAATTGGAACAGGATCGGGCTCCATGGTTTTGTTTTGCAAACCATTTGTAATGTAAACTCTACAACGAATATTCCCAGCTTTGGGAATTGAAATTGGTTAATTTTAGGCTTAATAGGAGTAATTTTTTTTGAGAGGGCAGAGCCTATAAATGCTACTGAAGTCCATAAGAGTTGTAAGTGCtcataaatctctctctctctcgctgacTGAGAAATGACTGTCCAGATAAAATAGCGTTGACCTGTATGTGTGCTCTTAGGAGTTGAACAAATTCGGTCGCGAAAATTTTGTGCCCTGGTTAGCAATCCCAGCTCTTAAATGCGTTATGTTAGCTTCTCCGAAAAACTTAAGTCGAGGTAGAATTATAGAGACGTATTTTCTTGTTTTACCAAGAGACAGCTTCTTGTATGTTGCCTCTCGACGCTTCCCCCtctcaccctcctcccttccATGACACTGAAATGCAACTGACTGTAAAATGTTGCTGAAATTGGTGTAGGGAATTTAAACAATGGCCCCGAAATTACTATGTGATTCAACCTGCAGGAACTGGAAAACCACAGAGGTTCCCCACAAGGAACTAGTCTTATATGATTTTTACCATgcgttcttattttattttttaccataAGACTTTAAACAGAAGTCCCGGTGGATACCATTGCGTTTCAGAACGGGTAGCACCATCTGGCCCTTGGTTTTTAGTTTAGTACATTGATAAGAAGATTTTTGTTAATGTAGAAACATTTTCACTGCTCCAGTCCCAGCGCCCCAGATAGATTATATATTATCTTTAGATCTAGCTCAAGCTATATAATAGATTGCCATATcttttggggctggggggaaataaataaaaacaatacctTATTTAAATCCAGAATAGCAAGACTTCAAGATATCCGTTCAAACCTTTCAAGTTTGTGCCTATTCCCCGTCCGTCCTATGTGGGGAAGAGGGAAACCCGCGGTGCAGCTTATGAAAAAGTTAACTAAAGGGCGCTTTATGAGTTTATAAGAAAACAAGAACCAGACACGCAGAGAGGAAATTCATGAGCAATCACATTATGAAGGATACTGTTTTCTACAGCATGCTCAGCAACACGTGCGAGAGAAGGCGATCATGGCTAAACCAATAGCTAACTTTAAACGTAAGGCTTCAGTGGCCACTTACTTCCCCCCACACCGCCCCGAAGAATAAAGCTTGTAGCATTTCCCAGTAATGCATTCCATCCCAGACCCTCTGAATGTTTTCTTGCGTTAACAATATATTTTACTTCAGAGCAGGTATTCTGTATTTTAGCGTCCAAAACGATAAACTGGATCGGGTTGGGTTTATAACAAGGTTGAAACCCCGATGACAATTACAAATTCTTAGGCACCCTGGCCCATGCCGTATACTGGTAAAATTGCCAGTGAGTTGTTCgcttcagtgggagatttgcctgGGGGGAAGGACTTGAGTCCTCTGTGTTATAAATCTAGCCAAGACTCTGCTTCAAGATTTCCCAATCTCGCCGTGTATTTCCGTCAGTGgtttataaaaatgaaatactagttgaaatttggcagggatgAAAGATATTCCGTGCTGGGGTTGCCTGTAGTATGCTACATCCCACTCTCTGAATACAGCTGAAGGATCCTTGCCAGGGATTCAGAGATAACTTACCTCTGGCTCACACTTCTTTAATGCACATTTTATTCACAACATACATGCACAACATACCATATTAATAATACTTAACATTGCTATCTTCACT
This genomic window from Eretmochelys imbricata isolate rEreImb1 chromosome 3, rEreImb1.hap1, whole genome shotgun sequence contains:
- the VGLL2 gene encoding transcription cofactor vestigial-like protein 2 isoform X2 → MSCLDVMYQVYGPPQPYFAAAYSPYHQKLAFYSKMQEAPESASTSSSSFSSHAPASIKEEDCSPEKERPPEAEYINSRCVLFTYFQGDISSVVDEHFSRALSQPSSYSPSGASGKTSRSTSSWRARRYSFCGGSLLS